Proteins from a genomic interval of Vreelandella profundi:
- a CDS encoding metal ABC transporter permease, translating to MLDVFFSSIELQIMAVGALVGIASSAVGTFLVLRGNSMLTDAISHSIVFGIVIVWLLTHQQSGWFQLVGAALTGLLTVFLTELLANTKRVKQDAAIGLVFPALFSIGVLLLNLYANDVHIDTHTVLLGEIGFIWLDITTIAGYNVPQALVSMGIVTAVNYLFIILFYKELKLATFDPALAKTLGFAPSILFYALLMLTSTTAVAAFDAVGAVLFIAFAIVPPSAAYLLTDRLWLMFLIGAFISVASSVTGYYLAVRWNVSIGGMMAVMTGAFFVLAFIGGPRYGIVSQKIRRMNARRANAL from the coding sequence ATGCTGGACGTGTTTTTCAGTAGCATCGAGCTACAGATAATGGCCGTTGGCGCGCTAGTGGGCATTGCGTCATCCGCCGTTGGGACTTTTCTAGTGCTCCGCGGGAATAGCATGCTAACCGATGCGATCAGCCATTCCATTGTCTTTGGGATTGTCATTGTGTGGCTGCTAACGCATCAGCAAAGTGGTTGGTTTCAGCTGGTGGGAGCAGCGCTGACAGGCCTGCTCACGGTGTTTTTAACGGAGCTTTTGGCCAATACTAAACGCGTTAAACAAGATGCGGCCATTGGCCTTGTCTTTCCTGCGCTATTTTCGATCGGCGTGCTGCTATTAAATCTGTATGCCAACGATGTTCATATCGATACCCACACGGTGTTACTCGGTGAGATTGGCTTTATATGGCTGGATATCACCACCATAGCTGGATACAACGTGCCGCAAGCCCTGGTGTCGATGGGTATCGTGACTGCGGTTAATTACCTGTTTATTATATTGTTTTATAAAGAGCTAAAGCTGGCGACGTTTGATCCTGCGCTGGCTAAAACGCTGGGCTTTGCCCCGAGTATCCTTTTTTATGCGCTTCTGATGCTGACCAGTACCACCGCCGTCGCTGCTTTTGATGCGGTAGGTGCCGTGCTTTTCATTGCCTTTGCCATCGTTCCACCTTCTGCCGCGTATCTGTTAACTGATCGCCTGTGGCTAATGTTTCTAATCGGTGCCTTTATCTCGGTTGCCTCAAGCGTTACCGGCTACTATCTCGCAGTGCGCTGGAACGTCTCGATTGGCGGCATGATGGCGGTAATGACCGGTGCTTTCTTTGTGCTGGCGTTTATCGGCGGCCCGCGTTACGGCATTGTGAGTCAAAAGATCCGCCGTATGAATGCACGGCGTGCGAACGCTCTTTGA
- a CDS encoding metal ABC transporter permease, translating to MQWLSIFHDYTFQNVVIGAALLGLISGPLGSFAVLRRQSLLGDAISHAALPGVCLGFIIAGSRQMGSIIVGAMVTGALAALLMLALTRMSRLKTDASIGICLSIFFAIGVVLLTYIQGSNNASQAGLESFLFGQAAATLRSDLWLMGGITLFSLTLLSVLWKQAKLVTFDPEFAHTLGLPVSLIEVLLTTMVTLAVVVGLQMVGVVLMAAMIVAPAVAARQWSRHLGAMVFIAAGVGVVSGVSGASISALSRGLATGPLIILSASIIVLLSLAIAPQRGLLWGLLQHLSQQSQLRRRQILYTLYKTQSTRDQESHGLPFRLNFSAAVALWQLRQRGLLVSQKTNRLPMLAGRRWSLTSLGVREAQSVMAELNGKIT from the coding sequence GTGCAGTGGCTAAGCATTTTTCACGACTATACGTTTCAAAACGTAGTGATTGGGGCCGCGTTGTTAGGCCTGATTAGCGGTCCGCTGGGCAGTTTTGCAGTGCTGCGACGCCAAAGCCTGCTAGGCGATGCTATTTCTCATGCGGCGCTGCCGGGCGTTTGCCTGGGGTTTATTATCGCGGGCAGCCGCCAGATGGGCAGCATTATTGTCGGTGCTATGGTGACGGGCGCCTTAGCCGCGCTCTTGATGCTTGCGTTAACGCGCATGAGTAGGCTTAAAACGGATGCCAGTATCGGTATCTGTTTGAGCATCTTTTTTGCCATAGGCGTAGTGCTGCTCACCTATATTCAAGGCAGCAATAACGCATCGCAAGCTGGATTAGAGTCCTTTCTTTTTGGCCAAGCCGCCGCGACGCTGCGCTCAGATTTATGGCTGATGGGGGGCATTACGTTGTTTTCATTGACGCTACTTAGCGTTTTGTGGAAACAAGCTAAGCTGGTGACGTTTGACCCGGAGTTTGCGCATACCCTGGGGCTGCCGGTGTCGTTGATAGAAGTGCTGCTGACCACCATGGTGACGCTGGCAGTGGTGGTTGGCCTACAAATGGTAGGTGTGGTGTTAATGGCCGCCATGATTGTGGCGCCCGCCGTTGCTGCCCGCCAATGGAGCCGTCATTTAGGCGCCATGGTGTTTATTGCCGCCGGTGTCGGCGTGGTAAGCGGTGTCTCTGGAGCATCGATTAGCGCGCTGTCACGCGGGTTAGCAACGGGGCCTCTGATTATTCTATCGGCGTCTATTATTGTGCTGCTTTCACTAGCGATAGCGCCCCAGCGAGGACTTTTGTGGGGGCTGCTTCAGCATCTTAGCCAGCAGTCTCAGCTGCGCCGTCGGCAAATTCTTTATACCCTCTATAAAACCCAGTCAACGCGGGACCAAGAGTCTCACGGCCTGCCGTTTAGGCTGAATTTTTCCGCCGCGGTAGCGCTTTGGCAGCTGCGCCAACGAGGGTTGTTAGTCAGCCAGAAGACGAATCGCCTGCCAATGTTAGCGGGGCGTCGCTGGTCGTTAACGTCATTGGGCGTTCGCGAAGCACAAAGCGTGATGGCTGAATTGAATGGGAAGATCACCTGA
- a CDS encoding metal ABC transporter ATP-binding protein codes for MVRDERIALSVNDLTVSYHSQPVLWDINIDIPSGVMAGIVGPNGAGKSTLIKSLLGLVPSLSGEAFIDGKSYKSQRKRVGYVPQRSSVDWDFPTTALDVVTMGLYGRLGWFKRPGRKERQESLEALDMVGMRALADRQISQLSGGQQQRVFLARALVQKADVYFLDEPMAGVDATTERAIIDILRRLRDEGKTLIVVHHDLQTVRRYFDWLLLLNVSVVAMGNVDDVFTADNLRKAYGGQIALLDDSNALMFAASKRNN; via the coding sequence ATGGTGCGTGATGAGCGTATCGCGTTAAGTGTTAACGATTTGACGGTCAGCTATCACAGCCAGCCCGTGCTGTGGGATATCAATATCGATATTCCCTCAGGTGTTATGGCCGGTATTGTCGGGCCCAACGGCGCTGGCAAAAGCACGCTGATTAAGAGCCTACTGGGCCTGGTACCTTCACTTTCCGGTGAAGCCTTTATAGACGGGAAATCGTATAAGTCGCAACGCAAGCGCGTGGGCTATGTGCCCCAGCGTTCAAGCGTCGACTGGGATTTTCCGACTACCGCTCTCGATGTGGTGACAATGGGCCTATATGGCCGGCTGGGGTGGTTTAAGCGGCCTGGACGCAAGGAGCGCCAAGAGTCACTTGAGGCGCTCGATATGGTGGGGATGCGCGCGCTGGCGGATCGCCAAATCAGTCAGCTGTCGGGTGGCCAACAGCAGCGGGTTTTTCTCGCGCGCGCCCTGGTTCAGAAGGCGGATGTCTATTTTCTTGATGAGCCAATGGCCGGCGTTGATGCGACCACCGAGCGTGCCATTATCGATATCTTGCGGCGTTTACGTGATGAAGGTAAGACCTTGATTGTGGTTCATCACGACCTGCAAACAGTGCGCCGTTATTTTGACTGGCTGCTGCTGTTGAATGTTAGCGTTGTGGCGATGGGTAATGTTGATGACGTCTTTACCGCCGATAACCTACGCAAAGCCTATGGTGGCCAGATTGCTCTGTTAGATGACAGCAATGCACTGATGTTTGCTGCCTCGAAAAGGAATAACTGA
- a CDS encoding metal ABC transporter solute-binding protein, Zn/Mn family: MKRAVALLGMMSFAPLISANESPLNVATTIGMIADVAQEIGGQCVEVEAMMGPGVDPHLYQANASDVAMLRQAEQILYAGYSLEGQLGAVLENFSHNKPTLAVGPSGIDPAELMTSQDVYGIDPHLWMDVSLWAQTIPAISDAFTAARPECQASIETNAAKYEEQLNALHAWVAESIESIPERRRILVTAHDAFGYYGRAYGIEVEGIQGISTQTETGIADIRSMTDVVVEREVPAIFVESTINPRTIQAVIEAARQRGHEVAIGGELYSDAMGDANSADGTYIGMIYANTRHIVEALGGSLAPMPDALSEWAGRWEIAE; the protein is encoded by the coding sequence ATGAAGCGAGCAGTGGCTTTACTGGGGATGATGTCCTTTGCACCCTTAATTTCAGCCAATGAATCACCATTAAACGTGGCGACGACGATTGGCATGATTGCCGACGTCGCCCAGGAAATCGGTGGCCAATGCGTTGAAGTAGAGGCGATGATGGGCCCTGGCGTTGATCCGCACCTGTATCAAGCAAATGCCAGCGATGTCGCCATGCTGAGACAGGCAGAGCAAATTCTCTATGCCGGTTATTCTTTGGAAGGCCAGCTAGGCGCTGTGCTGGAAAATTTTTCGCACAATAAACCGACGTTAGCGGTAGGGCCTTCAGGTATTGATCCTGCTGAGCTGATGACGTCTCAAGATGTGTATGGCATTGACCCTCATTTATGGATGGACGTTTCGCTTTGGGCGCAAACGATACCTGCAATCAGCGACGCTTTCACGGCAGCAAGACCTGAGTGCCAGGCATCCATTGAAACCAATGCCGCGAAATACGAAGAGCAGCTGAACGCGCTGCATGCGTGGGTGGCTGAAAGCATTGAAAGTATTCCAGAGCGTCGGCGTATCTTAGTAACCGCCCATGATGCCTTTGGCTATTATGGACGCGCCTACGGTATTGAGGTCGAAGGCATTCAAGGGATTAGCACTCAAACTGAAACCGGCATCGCTGATATTCGTAGCATGACCGATGTGGTGGTTGAGCGTGAAGTTCCCGCGATTTTTGTAGAAAGCACGATTAATCCCCGCACCATTCAGGCGGTCATTGAGGCAGCCCGCCAGCGTGGGCATGAGGTTGCTATCGGCGGCGAGCTGTATTCCGATGCAATGGGCGATGCCAATAGCGCAGACGGTACTTATATCGGCATGATCTACGCCAATACTCGGCATATCGTAGAGGCGTTGGGAGGCAGCTTAGCGCCTATGCCAGACGCGCTTTCTGAATGGGCGGGGCGCTGGGAGATAGCCGAGTGA
- a CDS encoding AEC family transporter: MIGHILGTLLPVFLIAGCGVVYGRYRTPDIRSLNTLNMELFVPLLVFAVLADRQAPLADYAWLATAAVAVVLGSGLVLWPLAKWLSLDIKIFLPPMMFNNAGNMGVPLLVLAFGPEALPAAVVVFIVEMLLHFSVGIYMLNPRTSLWRILRMPIVLASLAGLAVNLGNFPLPSWLLEAMHMLGGVCIPLMLFALGVRLLEIDFSDWRTGMLGAVLCPLSGLVIALPLMWLLPLNALQMAVLLVFAAMPPAVLNYLVAEQYQLAPHKVASLVLIGNLGSLVVMPLTLAAAFTWIYAPVS, translated from the coding sequence ATGATTGGGCATATTTTGGGCACTCTGCTTCCGGTATTTTTGATCGCCGGCTGTGGCGTTGTTTACGGGCGCTATCGCACGCCGGATATTCGTAGCCTCAATACGCTGAACATGGAGCTGTTCGTTCCCCTGCTAGTGTTTGCCGTGCTGGCCGACCGCCAAGCGCCGCTAGCCGATTACGCTTGGCTCGCCACGGCGGCGGTTGCGGTGGTGCTGGGGTCAGGGCTGGTGCTGTGGCCACTGGCTAAATGGCTATCGCTAGACATCAAAATCTTCCTACCCCCGATGATGTTTAACAATGCAGGCAATATGGGCGTGCCGCTACTAGTGCTGGCCTTTGGCCCTGAGGCGCTGCCTGCGGCGGTCGTGGTGTTTATTGTCGAAATGCTGCTGCATTTTTCGGTAGGGATTTATATGCTCAATCCACGTACGTCGCTGTGGCGAATACTGCGCATGCCGATTGTATTGGCGAGTTTGGCGGGTTTAGCCGTGAATCTTGGTAACTTCCCGCTGCCGAGCTGGCTGCTAGAGGCCATGCATATGCTGGGCGGAGTATGTATTCCGCTTATGCTGTTTGCATTAGGGGTTCGGCTGCTGGAAATCGACTTTAGCGATTGGCGCACGGGTATGCTAGGGGCCGTGCTGTGTCCACTTTCCGGATTAGTGATTGCGTTACCGTTAATGTGGCTGCTGCCACTGAATGCACTGCAGATGGCCGTGCTACTAGTGTTCGCAGCAATGCCGCCTGCGGTGTTGAATTACTTGGTTGCAGAACAATACCAGCTGGCACCGCACAAGGTAGCCTCGCTGGTACTGATTGGTAATTTGGGGAGTTTGGTCGTAATGCCGCTAACGTTAGCCGCGGCATTTACCTGGATATATGCACCCGTGTCATAA
- the glnE gene encoding bifunctional [glutamate--ammonia ligase]-adenylyl-L-tyrosine phosphorylase/[glutamate--ammonia-ligase] adenylyltransferase produces the protein MQVNNDFLPLSTLPASLQTVAKSAWQRLVEALAQADNVAEMTQQELPSSSWQGLSEARREALSRVLSISTFLVDSLARYPHWLTELDIAGELDANPGREALENWLNESLERIDDEEGMQRVIRRFRRQRMLGIIWRDLNRVPNHTMWDTATAVSELAELCLEAALTWLEQFYATRWGTPAPRKDGTPQRLVILGMGKLGAGELNLSSDIDLIFAFPEKGETQGGRKPLEHQEYFTKLGQKLIAALDAMTADGFAFRVDMRLRPLGDGGPLVGSFAMLSSYYQDQGREWERYAMLKARPVAGDVEAGRELLAGLRPFVYRRYLDFGAIESLRELKAMINREVKRKGMQSNIKLGPGGIREVEFVVQAFQLIRGGRDTELQVTSLKTALNRLPELGLLPQTVVDELLPDYAFLRDIEHALQALEDRQTQTLPSDDSDRERVAFAMGHEDWSGLMAQLDEVRERVRQHFDAVIADPEDDVDDANDASQLGLAQWRLMWRGELEADEAITHLTEAGFHEPEKALRRLQSLYHSRQVQSMQRIGFERLDALMPLLLDAVASNDAPDTALVRVQPLIEAVLRRTAYLALLRENPHALEHLMHLCAASPWIAEQLSRYPILLDELLTPETLYTPADKARLADELRQTLNRLPEDDEEAQLEALRVFKHAKKLHVAASDIAGTRHLMKVSDYLTFIAEVILDAVLAMAWKHITRKHGVPEGLNASEAEFLIIGYGKLGGIELGYSSDLDLVFLHDSDGKGATDGPRPIDTAMFFTRLGQRIIHLLTAVTPAGSLYEVDMRLRPSGNSGLLVTSLKAFADYQHQNAWTWEHQALVRARVVAGSDLLAEKFGKLRGDILSRQRDNAALRDEVVKMRQKMRDHLGSKATSDTFNVKHDAGGMVDIEFLCQYAVLALANQTPALLTYSDNIRILESLTESGYLPSDEAERLREAYLAYRSATHRAALTGEKALSDGEEFRHQREIVTALWQRFLEPSMADNL, from the coding sequence ATGCAAGTGAACAACGATTTCTTACCGTTGTCGACGCTGCCAGCGTCGTTACAAACAGTGGCCAAATCTGCTTGGCAGCGCTTGGTTGAGGCGCTCGCCCAGGCTGATAATGTCGCCGAGATGACCCAGCAGGAGCTGCCCTCAAGTAGCTGGCAGGGGCTTTCTGAGGCCCGCCGCGAGGCCTTGTCCAGAGTGCTGTCGATCTCAACGTTCCTTGTGGATAGCCTCGCCCGATACCCGCACTGGCTGACTGAGCTTGATATCGCCGGCGAGCTAGACGCAAACCCAGGGCGCGAAGCGCTGGAAAACTGGCTGAACGAGTCGCTTGAGCGGATCGATGACGAAGAAGGTATGCAGCGAGTAATACGCCGTTTTCGCCGTCAACGCATGCTGGGCATTATCTGGCGTGATCTTAACCGAGTGCCCAACCACACCATGTGGGATACCGCCACGGCGGTGTCTGAGCTTGCCGAACTATGCCTTGAAGCTGCGTTAACCTGGCTTGAGCAGTTTTACGCCACGCGCTGGGGCACGCCCGCTCCACGCAAAGACGGAACGCCCCAGCGGCTGGTCATTTTGGGGATGGGCAAGCTGGGGGCCGGGGAGCTTAACCTTTCCTCTGATATCGACCTTATCTTTGCTTTCCCTGAAAAAGGCGAAACCCAGGGCGGGCGCAAGCCGCTGGAGCATCAGGAATATTTTACTAAGCTGGGCCAAAAGCTGATTGCCGCGCTGGATGCTATGACCGCGGATGGTTTTGCCTTCCGCGTTGATATGCGCCTGCGGCCACTCGGCGATGGCGGCCCGCTAGTAGGCAGCTTTGCGATGCTTTCCAGCTACTACCAAGATCAGGGCCGCGAGTGGGAACGCTACGCGATGCTGAAGGCGCGCCCGGTGGCAGGCGATGTAGAGGCAGGGCGTGAACTGCTAGCGGGCCTGCGCCCCTTTGTGTATCGCCGCTACCTTGATTTCGGCGCGATTGAGTCACTGCGCGAGCTAAAGGCGATGATTAACCGCGAAGTAAAGCGCAAAGGTATGCAGAGCAACATTAAGCTTGGCCCCGGCGGTATTCGCGAGGTTGAGTTCGTGGTGCAGGCCTTTCAGCTGATTCGCGGCGGCCGCGATACGGAGCTGCAGGTGACGTCGCTGAAAACCGCGCTCAACCGGCTGCCTGAGCTAGGCCTGCTGCCTCAAACGGTGGTTGATGAGCTACTGCCCGATTACGCTTTTTTACGCGATATTGAGCACGCACTTCAAGCGCTGGAAGATCGCCAGACACAAACCTTGCCTAGCGATGATAGCGATCGTGAGCGAGTGGCCTTTGCCATGGGCCACGAAGATTGGTCTGGCTTGATGGCGCAGCTTGATGAAGTGCGTGAACGGGTGCGCCAACACTTTGATGCGGTGATCGCGGATCCTGAAGACGATGTTGACGATGCCAATGACGCCAGCCAGCTGGGTTTGGCTCAGTGGCGGCTAATGTGGCGCGGTGAGTTAGAGGCAGACGAAGCCATTACGCATCTGACCGAGGCAGGTTTTCATGAGCCAGAAAAAGCCCTGAGACGGCTGCAGAGCCTTTATCACTCGCGCCAAGTACAAAGCATGCAGCGAATTGGCTTTGAGCGGCTGGACGCATTAATGCCGCTGTTATTAGATGCCGTGGCGAGTAACGATGCGCCGGATACGGCCCTGGTACGCGTGCAGCCGCTGATTGAAGCCGTCTTGCGGCGTACCGCTTACCTTGCACTCTTGCGCGAAAACCCGCATGCGCTTGAGCACCTTATGCACCTGTGTGCCGCCAGCCCCTGGATCGCCGAACAGCTGTCGCGCTATCCCATTTTGCTCGACGAGCTGTTAACCCCGGAGACGCTATATACGCCCGCCGATAAGGCGCGCCTGGCGGACGAGCTGCGCCAAACGCTGAACCGCTTGCCCGAAGATGATGAAGAGGCGCAGCTAGAGGCGCTGCGTGTCTTTAAGCATGCCAAAAAGCTGCACGTTGCCGCCTCCGATATTGCCGGTACTCGGCATTTGATGAAAGTGAGTGATTACTTAACCTTTATTGCCGAGGTGATTCTTGATGCGGTGCTAGCGATGGCGTGGAAGCACATTACGCGTAAGCACGGCGTGCCTGAGGGGCTCAATGCCAGTGAAGCCGAGTTTCTAATTATTGGCTACGGCAAGCTGGGCGGCATTGAGCTGGGCTACAGCTCCGATTTAGACCTGGTGTTTTTGCATGATAGCGACGGCAAAGGCGCGACTGACGGCCCAAGGCCCATTGATACGGCGATGTTTTTTACCCGCCTGGGTCAGCGCATTATTCACCTGCTGACGGCCGTAACGCCAGCGGGCAGTCTTTATGAGGTTGATATGCGCCTGCGACCCTCGGGCAACTCAGGGCTATTGGTCACATCATTGAAAGCCTTTGCTGATTACCAGCATCAAAATGCCTGGACCTGGGAGCATCAGGCATTAGTGCGCGCACGGGTCGTGGCTGGAAGCGATTTACTCGCCGAAAAATTTGGCAAGCTTCGGGGCGATATCTTATCTCGTCAGCGTGATAACGCCGCGCTGCGAGACGAAGTTGTCAAAATGCGTCAAAAAATGCGCGATCATCTGGGCAGTAAAGCCACCAGCGATACGTTCAATGTTAAGCACGATGCGGGCGGGATGGTCGACATCGAGTTTCTGTGCCAGTACGCGGTGTTAGCGCTTGCTAACCAAACCCCTGCGCTGCTGACCTACAGTGATAATATTCGGATTTTAGAGAGCCTGACCGAGAGTGGGTACTTACCTTCCGATGAGGCGGAGCGTCTTCGAGAAGCCTATCTTGCTTACCGTAGCGCTACTCATCGTGCGGCGCTGACCGGTGAAAAAGCGCTCAGCGATGGTGAGGAATTTCGCCATCAGCGTGAAATAGTGACGGCCCTTTGGCAGCGTTTTCTTGAGCCGTCCATGGCTGACAATCTCTAA
- a CDS encoding diacylglycerol kinase produces MKPGHTGLTHLVHSTRYSWKGLKAAFRNESAFRQEVGITAVMLPFAWWIGEGPVSWLLLVGSLFLVLIVELLNSAIENVVDRIGTEHHELSGRAKDIGSAAVMLSLIMAGLTWGLLGWEKFYS; encoded by the coding sequence ATGAAACCAGGGCATACCGGCTTAACACATTTGGTTCACTCCACGCGTTATTCATGGAAAGGCCTTAAAGCCGCGTTTAGAAACGAATCGGCTTTTCGTCAGGAAGTGGGCATCACGGCGGTTATGCTGCCGTTTGCCTGGTGGATTGGTGAAGGCCCCGTTAGCTGGTTGCTGCTAGTGGGAAGCCTGTTTTTGGTGCTGATAGTAGAGCTGCTCAACAGTGCGATTGAAAACGTGGTCGATCGCATTGGCACCGAGCACCACGAGCTTTCTGGGCGGGCTAAGGACATTGGCTCTGCGGCGGTTATGCTGTCGCTGATTATGGCCGGACTTACCTGGGGGCTGTTAGGTTGGGAAAAATTCTATAGCTAA
- the dacB gene encoding D-alanyl-D-alanine carboxypeptidase/D-alanyl-D-alanine endopeptidase yields MTHFFNLAARLQRGISVVSITTAALLASSPLLADFNRLGQLADKGFSISAEARLLDADSNVNALLGSLNPERQMSPASVTKTYLAAAALNRFGPQHRFTSQLVSSGRVDNGVLRGDLVFEGGGDPGLTTENLWRLVQRLHLAGVRDVDGALVVSQWRFGPVDCITTDRCNALTQVTNAYSAPLSSAGVDFGTWCVNVAPAAVAGEPARVGLCDSQAPLITIDNQVTTRPANSGTEISAERVTDERGDVMRLTGQISTNASAQDIYRGAGDAAEKTAQVLLSMLNQAGIQVREPWRVSSTQPPSTAQRLAAIDGQPLQEILLRIMNYSNNYMADVLALDLVETPQAQLRQAGQAVAAYAQGLPGHGPLTLYSGSGLTTENRTSAQGVNVMLEDMFRQSALFPSFVAAFQSPANGVMRFIRRGSATFQNNVMLKTGTLNQPFAVRAAAGYFRTAQGRWGVFSVLVNGNGSTPYLSWSEVLDPLSLDLDAMILAN; encoded by the coding sequence ATGACGCATTTTTTTAACCTAGCTGCGCGTCTGCAGCGTGGTATTTCTGTTGTTAGCATCACCACCGCGGCACTGCTGGCCAGTTCCCCGCTGCTTGCCGACTTTAATCGCTTAGGGCAATTAGCAGATAAAGGCTTTTCGATCAGCGCTGAAGCGCGCCTGCTAGACGCTGATTCAAACGTCAATGCGCTGCTAGGCAGCTTGAACCCTGAACGTCAGATGTCGCCGGCGTCGGTGACCAAGACGTATCTGGCCGCGGCGGCGCTGAATCGTTTTGGCCCCCAGCATCGCTTTACTAGTCAATTAGTGAGTTCTGGCCGGGTGGATAATGGTGTGCTGCGCGGTGATTTAGTATTTGAGGGTGGGGGAGATCCGGGCCTGACCACTGAAAATTTATGGCGCTTGGTGCAACGTTTGCACTTAGCGGGGGTTCGCGACGTTGACGGTGCATTGGTGGTTAGCCAGTGGCGCTTTGGGCCTGTCGATTGCATTACCACTGACCGCTGCAATGCCCTGACCCAGGTCACTAACGCCTATAGCGCACCGCTTTCTTCGGCAGGCGTTGATTTCGGCACCTGGTGCGTTAATGTTGCCCCTGCCGCCGTTGCCGGTGAACCTGCACGCGTTGGCCTATGCGACAGCCAGGCACCGCTGATCACCATTGATAATCAGGTGACGACTCGCCCGGCGAACAGCGGCACAGAGATAAGTGCTGAAAGGGTGACGGATGAACGCGGCGATGTCATGCGTCTCACCGGGCAGATTTCAACCAATGCCAGCGCCCAGGATATCTATCGTGGTGCGGGCGATGCGGCTGAAAAAACCGCACAAGTATTGCTGAGTATGCTTAATCAGGCGGGTATTCAAGTGCGTGAACCGTGGCGGGTTAGCTCCACCCAGCCGCCCAGCACGGCCCAGCGATTGGCGGCGATTGACGGTCAGCCGCTGCAAGAAATACTGCTGCGCATCATGAATTACTCCAATAATTATATGGCTGATGTGCTGGCGCTGGATCTAGTCGAGACGCCACAAGCGCAGCTGCGCCAAGCGGGCCAAGCGGTCGCAGCATACGCTCAGGGTCTGCCTGGGCACGGGCCGTTAACGCTATACAGCGGCAGTGGGCTAACGACGGAAAATCGGACGTCTGCGCAGGGTGTGAACGTGATGCTAGAGGACATGTTTCGTCAGAGCGCTCTGTTTCCAAGCTTTGTCGCGGCGTTTCAATCGCCGGCTAATGGGGTGATGCGTTTTATTCGGCGTGGTTCAGCGACGTTTCAAAACAATGTCATGTTAAAAACAGGTACGCTAAACCAGCCGTTCGCGGTTCGCGCTGCTGCGGGTTACTTTCGTACGGCACAAGGGCGCTGGGGAGTGTTTAGTGTTCTGGTCAACGGTAACGGCAGTACGCCTTATCTAAGCTGGTCCGAGGTGCTGGATCCGCTGTCTCTTGACCTAGATGCAATGATTTTAGCGAACTGA
- the trmB gene encoding tRNA (guanine(46)-N(7))-methyltransferase TrmB — translation MQHNSRSVTSNQPGPHHDLARQVSRALAYPLRKPIAEHTKHSFAQAAEWFQARQAPLILDSGCGVGLSTRQLALQFPTRAVIGVDRSESRLGRDHGDLPANALLVRADLVDFWRLAHQAGWAPERHYLLYPNPYPKSGHLKMRWHGHPILPTLLALGGCLELRSNWPIYVEEFALAVAQVTGRQSSVAEISPTVDYLTPFEAKYAQSGQALWRLRVDLERT, via the coding sequence ATGCAGCATAATTCTCGATCAGTGACCTCTAATCAACCTGGCCCTCATCACGACCTGGCGCGCCAAGTCAGCCGAGCGTTAGCGTACCCGCTGCGCAAGCCGATTGCCGAGCATACCAAGCACAGTTTTGCGCAGGCGGCCGAGTGGTTTCAGGCCCGCCAAGCGCCGCTGATACTTGATTCGGGCTGCGGTGTAGGACTATCGACACGTCAACTGGCACTCCAGTTCCCAACCCGAGCGGTGATAGGCGTTGATCGTAGTGAAAGTCGGTTAGGGCGTGATCACGGCGATCTGCCTGCGAACGCTCTGCTGGTGCGAGCAGACCTTGTCGATTTCTGGCGCCTTGCCCACCAGGCTGGCTGGGCACCCGAGCGGCACTATCTGCTTTACCCTAATCCTTACCCTAAGTCTGGCCACCTTAAAATGCGCTGGCATGGTCATCCTATTTTACCCACACTGTTGGCCCTTGGGGGATGCCTTGAGTTGCGCTCTAACTGGCCAATATACGTTGAAGAGTTTGCTTTAGCGGTTGCTCAGGTGACCGGTAGGCAGTCGAGCGTTGCCGAAATTTCCCCCACCGTTGATTATTTAACCCCGTTTGAAGCTAAGTATGCGCAAAGCGGCCAGGCGCTGTGGCGTTTACGCGTTGATTTGGAGCGAACATGA